One region of Vespa crabro chromosome 15, iyVesCrab1.2, whole genome shotgun sequence genomic DNA includes:
- the LOC124429486 gene encoding probable ATP-dependent RNA helicase DDX47 — protein sequence MSESTDVKNNEEDNAVVTWTDLGIVETLCKACEDLKWEKPTKIQKEAIPLTLQGKDVIGLAETGSGKTAAFALPILQALLESPQRYFALILTPTRELAFQISEQFEAIGSSIGVKCAVIVGGMDMMSQALILAKKPHILIATPGRLVDHLENTKGFNLRSLKFLVMDEADRILNMDFEVEVDKILRVIPRERRTLLFSATMTKKVQKLQRASLSNPVKVEVSTKYQTVDKLQQYYIFIPVKFKDVYLVHILNELAGNSFMIFCATCNNTVRTALLLRNLGFTAVPLHGQMSQNKRIAALTKFKAKNRSILISTDVASRGLDIPHVDIVINFDIPTHSKDYIHRVGRTARAGRSGRSVTFVTQYDVELYQRIEQLISKQLPLYETEEQEVMLLQERVAEAQRIVKMELKDLEDNKKSGKRKKRANIDNEDDTEQSFGVRKRIKGKGKGKGKGK from the exons atgaGCGAAAGTACCGATGTGAAAAACAATGAAGAAGACAATGCTGTAGTCACTTGGACAGATTTG gGTATAGTAGAAACCCTATGTAAAGCTTGTGAAGATTTGAAATGGGAGAAACCAACTAAAATCCAAAAAGAAGCAATTCCTTTAACACTTCAGG gtAAAGATGTAATAGGCCTGGCAGAAACTGGATCTGGTAAAACAGCAGCTTTTGCACTTCCTATATTACAAGCTTTATTAGAAAGCCCTCAAAGATATTTTGCTTTAATATTAACACCTACCAGAGAATTAGCATTTCAAATCTCAGAACAATTTGAAGCAATAG GTTCAAGTATAGGTGTAAAATGTGCAGTAATAGTTGGTGGTATGGACATGATGTCACAGGCTCTAATATTGGCAAAAAAGCCACATATACTTATTGCTACACCTGGAAGATTAGTTGATCACTTAGAAAATACTAAAGGCTTTAATTTACGTTCTTTAAAATTTCTG GTAATGGATGAAGCAGATCGTATTTTAAATATGGACTTTGAAGTTGAAGTCGATAAAATTTTGAGAGTTATTCCGCGTGAAAGGCGAACACTATTATTTTCTGCCACAATGACAAAAAAAGTACAGAAGCTGCAACGAGCTTCTTTGAGCAATCCAGTTAAAGTTGAAGTATCTACTAAGTATCAAACAGTTGataaattacaacaatattatatatttataccagTCAAATTCAAG GACGTATATCTGGTACATATCTTAAATGAATTAGCTGGTAATAGTTTCATGATATTCTGTGCAACTTGCAATAATACAGTAAGAACAGCATTACTATTACGTAATTTAGGATTTACGGCTGTACCTTTACATGGGCAAATGTCACAAAATAAAAGGATTGCAGCTCTTACAAAATTTAAAGCTAAGAATAGATCTATACTTATCTCTACAGATGTTGCTAGTAG AGGTCTCGATATTCCCCATGTtgatatagtaataaattttgatatacCTACGCATAGTAAAGATTATATACACAGAGTTGGTCGAACTGCACGTGCAGGTCGTTCAGGGCGCTCAGTTACATTTGTAACACAATATGATGTTGAACTTTATCAAAGAATAgaacaattaatttcaaaacaATTACCTCTTTATGAAACAGAAGAGCAAGAAGTAATGCTACTACAAGAAAGGGTAGCAGAAGCTCAACGTATCGTAAAAATG GAATTAAAAGATTTAGAGGATAATAAAAAGTCCggtaaacgaaaaaaacgtGCAAATATAGACAATGAGGATGATACGGAGCAATCATTCGGAGTtaggaagagaataaaaggcaagggaaagggaaaaggaaaaggtaaatga
- the LOC124429488 gene encoding uncharacterized protein LOC124429488 gives MARSSISAQCDSVASYMDGVHVKIVEAYKPPRKVGLPAVYNNKLPDISKLVYNFSLEKSVLEKMAEWRKAREANVKARIARLEEKKKREKEESPPPPPPLPTETVKQPPVKVIPPPETTILTPQPLSPPANDLQNHVQANGLDFADFDNDTSSPFDNMELKTINDMEELAQVLQPTSQWIPSAKLENIINELTIEEQSAVCEEEKEENIITQSEENADKNINVKHRSVSTIVQELQRELERPSMENWKPWPDLESPDVDAYSKHKHERSLVSNSVNHTNPLSNLKGEDQKLAQHLSDMGFSLSRAARAICDLGGEDNKKVVEYLLAIQSLEEIGMSGEDAEKALALTDYDPNKARIYYKNLCTLKDLGFPEDQASMALLKCDIDRDRALDFLIS, from the exons ATGGCTCGGTCCTCAATTTCGGCACAATGTGATTCTGTCGCATCATACATGGATGGAGTTCATGTTAAAATTGTGGAAGCATACAAGCCACCACGAAAAGTTGGTTTGCCCgcagtttataataataaattaccagatatatcgaaattagTGTATAATTTCAGCTTAGAAAAATCCGTCCTTGAAAAG atGGCAGAATGGCGTAAAGCCAGAGAGGCAAATGTTAAGGCACGTATAGCTcggttagaagaaaaaaagaaaagagaaaaggaagaatctCCGCCGCCACCTCCACCTCTTCCAACAGAAACAGTAAAACAACCACCAGTAAAAGTTATTCCACCACCAGAAACTACTATACTTACTCCTCAACCCTTGTCTCCGCCAGCTAATGATTTGCAGAATCATGTACAAGCTAATGGACTTGACTTTGCAGATTTTGATAATGATACAAGCAGTCCTTTTGATAATATGGAATTAAAAACTATTAACGATATGGAAGAACTTGCACAG GTATTGCAACCTACATCACAATGGATACCATCTGCCAAgttggaaaatattataaacgaatTAACTATCGAAGAACAATCTGCTGTTtgtgaggaagaaaaagaagaaaatattataacacaAAGTGAAGAAAATGCTGACAAAAACATTAATGTTAAGCATCGCAGTGTGTCAACAATTGTACAAGAACTTCAAAGGGAATTGGAACGACCTTCAATGGag AATTGGAAACCTTGGCCTGATTTGGAAAGTCCAGATGTTGATGCGTACAGCAAACATAAACATGAACGTTCATTAGTGTCGAATAGTGTAAATCATACAAATCCACTCTCGAATTTAAAAGGAGAAGATCAGAAATTAGCTCAACATTTAAGTGATATGGGATTTTCGTTATCACGAGCAGCACGTGCTATATGTGATCTCGGTGGTGAAGACAATAAAAAGGTTGTAGAATATCTTTTAGCTATTCAGTCTTTAGAGGAGATTGGTATGTCTGGAGAAGATGCAGAGAAAGCACTTGCATTAACAGATTATGATCCAAATAAAgcaagaatatattataaaaatttatgcaCATTAAAGGACTTAGGATTTCCAGAAGATCAAGCATCTATGGCATTATTAAAATGCGATATTGATAGAGATAGAGCATTAgactttcttatttcttaa
- the LOC124429487 gene encoding leucine-rich repeat-containing protein 28-like isoform X1 codes for MHPNYKDIFDKIYMDLDPAEMVNEVKEKVILHWNCRGLTELPEIIRKYGSHIQEIYLKWNKLTTLPPWIIELFNVTNLYIYGNLIKELPIELGNMSQLTVLDLSANKLKEIPASIGNLINIESLLFNDNYIKKLPMEHCPSIYKTEMSQLHNLEVLSLSGNEFVALPEWLGSLPKLKELNADNNYLKELPNRLTLAPKVSVISVCSNRLKYLPLNGFLSSPCIRFDANEYLNYLSYPVLIQLAYQIHTSVTGDSVNILGYKCFKLKCEDNQSLNANIKLNIKLDASCNKSIVIELPRQILRVHNVNENKTVSLWELALRKVYRLKYKHILNISTSPINVKIVYKRHTKRNFDFLMSSINCASYNLLINGPATICVNSHCQQPIFTEAWIIVGIIHHIYSIPTIALCCSRSCAFKFMANSNMVLNFRWYCIN; via the exons ATGCATCCAAATTACAAGGATatcttcgataaaatatat ATGGACTTAGATCCTGCAGAAATGGTGAACGAGGTTAAAGAGAAAGTAATATTGCACTGGAACTGTCGAGGACTCACAGAGTTACCAGAAATCATACGAAAATATGGCAGCCACATACAggagatatatttaaaatggaaTAAACTTACCACTTTACCCCCTTGgattatagaattatttaatgttactaatttatatatctatggtAATCTTATTAAAGAACTTCCTATAGAACTTGGCAATATGTCCCAATTGACTGTATTAGATTTGAGTGCaaacaaattaaaagaaataccaGCCTCTATTGgtaatctaataaatatagaatcactgttatttaatgataattacataaaaaaattacCAATGG AGCACTGCCCCTCAATTTACAAAACAGAAATGAGCCAACTTCATAATTTGGAAGTATTATCTCTTTCGGGAAATGAATTTGTAGCATTACCAGAGTGGCTTGGTTCATTACCAAAGCTTAAAGAATTAAATGcagataacaattatttaaaggaACTACCTAATAGATTGACATTGGCTCCTAAAGTATCAGTGATTTCAGTGTGTTCAAACAG ATTAAAGTATTTACCATTAAATGGTTTCTTATCATCTCCTTGCATAAGATTTGAtgcaaatgaatatttaaattatttatcttatcctGTCCTCATCCAATTGGCATACCAAATTCACACGTCAGTCACTGGTGATTCAGTGAATATCCTAGGCTATAA ATGTTTCAAATTGAAATGCGAAGATAATCAATCATTGAATgcaaatatcaaattaaatataaaactagATGCATCATGTAACAAAAGTATAGTGATTGAATTACCAAGGCAAATTTTAAGGGTTCACAAtgttaatgaaaacaaaactGTCTCTTTGTGGGAACTTGCCCTTAGAAAAGTTTACAGACTAAA GTATAAGcatatacttaatatttctACATCTCCTATAAAcgttaaaattgtttacaAACGACATactaaaagaaattttgattttttaatgtCCTCTATAAACTGTGCTTCATATAATCTATTGATAAATGGACCTGCCACTATTTGTGTAAATTCTCATTGTCAACAACCAATTTTCACAGAAGCTTGgattattgttggtattattcaTCATATATATTCGATTCCAACTATTGCTTTATGTTGTTCTAGAAG CTGTGCTTTTAAATTTATGGCTAATTCAAATATGGTGCTAAATTTTCGTTGGTATTGTATAAATtga
- the LOC124429487 gene encoding leucine-rich repeat-containing protein 28-like isoform X2, whose amino-acid sequence MHPNYKDIFDKIYMDLDPAEMVNEVKEKVILHWNCRGLTELPEIIRKYGSHIQEIYLKWNKLTTLPPWIIELFNVTNLYIYGNLIKELPIELGNMSQLTVLDLSANKLKEIPASIGNLINIESLLFNDNYIKKLPMEMSQLHNLEVLSLSGNEFVALPEWLGSLPKLKELNADNNYLKELPNRLTLAPKVSVISVCSNRLKYLPLNGFLSSPCIRFDANEYLNYLSYPVLIQLAYQIHTSVTGDSVNILGYKCFKLKCEDNQSLNANIKLNIKLDASCNKSIVIELPRQILRVHNVNENKTVSLWELALRKVYRLKYKHILNISTSPINVKIVYKRHTKRNFDFLMSSINCASYNLLINGPATICVNSHCQQPIFTEAWIIVGIIHHIYSIPTIALCCSRSCAFKFMANSNMVLNFRWYCIN is encoded by the exons ATGCATCCAAATTACAAGGATatcttcgataaaatatat ATGGACTTAGATCCTGCAGAAATGGTGAACGAGGTTAAAGAGAAAGTAATATTGCACTGGAACTGTCGAGGACTCACAGAGTTACCAGAAATCATACGAAAATATGGCAGCCACATACAggagatatatttaaaatggaaTAAACTTACCACTTTACCCCCTTGgattatagaattatttaatgttactaatttatatatctatggtAATCTTATTAAAGAACTTCCTATAGAACTTGGCAATATGTCCCAATTGACTGTATTAGATTTGAGTGCaaacaaattaaaagaaataccaGCCTCTATTGgtaatctaataaatatagaatcactgttatttaatgataattacataaaaaaattacCAATGG AAATGAGCCAACTTCATAATTTGGAAGTATTATCTCTTTCGGGAAATGAATTTGTAGCATTACCAGAGTGGCTTGGTTCATTACCAAAGCTTAAAGAATTAAATGcagataacaattatttaaaggaACTACCTAATAGATTGACATTGGCTCCTAAAGTATCAGTGATTTCAGTGTGTTCAAACAG ATTAAAGTATTTACCATTAAATGGTTTCTTATCATCTCCTTGCATAAGATTTGAtgcaaatgaatatttaaattatttatcttatcctGTCCTCATCCAATTGGCATACCAAATTCACACGTCAGTCACTGGTGATTCAGTGAATATCCTAGGCTATAA ATGTTTCAAATTGAAATGCGAAGATAATCAATCATTGAATgcaaatatcaaattaaatataaaactagATGCATCATGTAACAAAAGTATAGTGATTGAATTACCAAGGCAAATTTTAAGGGTTCACAAtgttaatgaaaacaaaactGTCTCTTTGTGGGAACTTGCCCTTAGAAAAGTTTACAGACTAAA GTATAAGcatatacttaatatttctACATCTCCTATAAAcgttaaaattgtttacaAACGACATactaaaagaaattttgattttttaatgtCCTCTATAAACTGTGCTTCATATAATCTATTGATAAATGGACCTGCCACTATTTGTGTAAATTCTCATTGTCAACAACCAATTTTCACAGAAGCTTGgattattgttggtattattcaTCATATATATTCGATTCCAACTATTGCTTTATGTTGTTCTAGAAG CTGTGCTTTTAAATTTATGGCTAATTCAAATATGGTGCTAAATTTTCGTTGGTATTGTATAAATtga
- the LOC124429487 gene encoding leucine-rich repeat-containing protein 28-like isoform X3 has product MDLDPAEMVNEVKEKVILHWNCRGLTELPEIIRKYGSHIQEIYLKWNKLTTLPPWIIELFNVTNLYIYGNLIKELPIELGNMSQLTVLDLSANKLKEIPASIGNLINIESLLFNDNYIKKLPMEHCPSIYKTEMSQLHNLEVLSLSGNEFVALPEWLGSLPKLKELNADNNYLKELPNRLTLAPKVSVISVCSNRLKYLPLNGFLSSPCIRFDANEYLNYLSYPVLIQLAYQIHTSVTGDSVNILGYKCFKLKCEDNQSLNANIKLNIKLDASCNKSIVIELPRQILRVHNVNENKTVSLWELALRKVYRLKYKHILNISTSPINVKIVYKRHTKRNFDFLMSSINCASYNLLINGPATICVNSHCQQPIFTEAWIIVGIIHHIYSIPTIALCCSRSCAFKFMANSNMVLNFRWYCIN; this is encoded by the exons ATGGACTTAGATCCTGCAGAAATGGTGAACGAGGTTAAAGAGAAAGTAATATTGCACTGGAACTGTCGAGGACTCACAGAGTTACCAGAAATCATACGAAAATATGGCAGCCACATACAggagatatatttaaaatggaaTAAACTTACCACTTTACCCCCTTGgattatagaattatttaatgttactaatttatatatctatggtAATCTTATTAAAGAACTTCCTATAGAACTTGGCAATATGTCCCAATTGACTGTATTAGATTTGAGTGCaaacaaattaaaagaaataccaGCCTCTATTGgtaatctaataaatatagaatcactgttatttaatgataattacataaaaaaattacCAATGG AGCACTGCCCCTCAATTTACAAAACAGAAATGAGCCAACTTCATAATTTGGAAGTATTATCTCTTTCGGGAAATGAATTTGTAGCATTACCAGAGTGGCTTGGTTCATTACCAAAGCTTAAAGAATTAAATGcagataacaattatttaaaggaACTACCTAATAGATTGACATTGGCTCCTAAAGTATCAGTGATTTCAGTGTGTTCAAACAG ATTAAAGTATTTACCATTAAATGGTTTCTTATCATCTCCTTGCATAAGATTTGAtgcaaatgaatatttaaattatttatcttatcctGTCCTCATCCAATTGGCATACCAAATTCACACGTCAGTCACTGGTGATTCAGTGAATATCCTAGGCTATAA ATGTTTCAAATTGAAATGCGAAGATAATCAATCATTGAATgcaaatatcaaattaaatataaaactagATGCATCATGTAACAAAAGTATAGTGATTGAATTACCAAGGCAAATTTTAAGGGTTCACAAtgttaatgaaaacaaaactGTCTCTTTGTGGGAACTTGCCCTTAGAAAAGTTTACAGACTAAA GTATAAGcatatacttaatatttctACATCTCCTATAAAcgttaaaattgtttacaAACGACATactaaaagaaattttgattttttaatgtCCTCTATAAACTGTGCTTCATATAATCTATTGATAAATGGACCTGCCACTATTTGTGTAAATTCTCATTGTCAACAACCAATTTTCACAGAAGCTTGgattattgttggtattattcaTCATATATATTCGATTCCAACTATTGCTTTATGTTGTTCTAGAAG CTGTGCTTTTAAATTTATGGCTAATTCAAATATGGTGCTAAATTTTCGTTGGTATTGTATAAATtga
- the LOC124429491 gene encoding corrinoid adenosyltransferase-like yields the protein MDLARSAWRKSIFIYKNSLQTSLRNSSSTPSNIAEVAVFSRDGDSGLTVTDAGDTKPKDDMIFNALGATDELSSYIGLAREFACDSKVEHPYVDKLKRVQMILFDLNHAISKSIPGKTKTFESQHTKDLEEWILEYANQLPPPEDYIIPGGGKACASLHVARNVCRRAERSITSLVRNGALDKEAQTYLNRLSDFLLTVSRIAAKCDQRTENIYIPRAEVQEEK from the exons atggaCTTGGCTAGAAGTGCATGGAGAaagtcaatttttatatataaaaatagtttaCAAACTTCTTTGAGAAATAG TAGTAGCACACCATCAAATATAGCTGAAGTAGCAGTTTTTTCACGCGATGGAGATTCTGGGTTAACTGTTACGGATGCTGGCGATACAAAGCCAAAAGATGATATGATTTTCAATGCTCTTGGGGCGACAGACGAGCTATCTTCTTATATTGGATTGGCAAGAGAATTTGCATGTGATAGTAAAGTTGAACATCCTTATGTTGATAAACTTAAACGGGtacaaatgatattatttgatttgaaTCATGCTATATCGAAGTCAATACCagggaaaacaaaaacatttgAAAGCCAACACACTAAAGATCTTGAAGAATGGATTTTAGAATATGCTAATCAATTGCCCCCACCAGAAGATTATATTATTcct GGTGGTGGAAAAGCTTGTGCATCTCTTCATGTAGCACGAAATGTATGTAGACGAGCAGAGAGAAGTATTACGTCTTTGGTGCGCAATGGTGCTTTAGATAAGGAAGCACaaacatatttaaatagattgtcagattttcttttaactgTATCACGTATTGCTGCAAAATGTGATCAACGTAcagaaaacatttatattcCTCGAGCAGAAGtacaagaagagaaataa
- the LOC124429490 gene encoding ribosome maturation protein SBDS gives MSKIFTPTNQIRLTNVAIVRMKKTGKRFEIACYKNKVISWRNKLEKDIDEVLQTHTVFTNVSKGQVAKKEDLVKSFGTDDQTEICKTILEKGELQVSDKERHLALDSMFKDIATTIADKCVNPESKRPYPVSMIEKAMKDVHFSVKPNRNAKQQALDVIPQLKAVMPLERAQMRLKVTISGKEARKLREKIIKLATKMESENWDNGTLDLICLIDPGQFREIDELVRSETKRTGLLELLNLKEIAEGDEVLE, from the exons ATGTCTAAGATATTCACACCGACGAACCAAATAAGATTGACGAATGTTGCAATTGTGCGAATGAAAAAAACTGGCAAAAGATTCGAAATAGCATGttacaaaaataaagtaatttcATGGAGAAATAAACT agaaaaagatatagacGAAGTGCTTCAAACTCACACGGTTTTTACAAACGTATCTAAAGGTCAAGTAGCCAAAAAGGAAGACCTTGTAAAATCATTTGGTACAGACGATCAGACAGAAATTTGCAAGACAATTCTTGAAAAAGGTGAACTCCAAGTTTCTGATAAAGAAAGACATCTAGCACTAGATTCCATGTTTAAAGATATTGCTACTACGATTGCTGATAAATGTGTAAATCCAGAGTCAAAGAGACCATATCCAGTATCGATGATAGAAAAGGCTATGAAAGATGTACATTTTTCAGTTAAACCCAATAGAAATGCGAAACAGCAAGCTCTAGACGTTATTCCACAACTTAAGGCTGTTATGCCATTAGAACGAGCACAGATGAGACTAAAAGTTACAATATCTGGGAAAGAAGCAAGAaagttaagagaaaaaattattaaattagcaACAAAAATGGAAAGCGAAAATTGGGACAATGGAACATTAGATTTAATCTGTCTGATAGATCCTGGTCAGTTTAGAGAAATAGATGAACTAGTAAGATCTGAAACAAAGCGTACTGGATTACTAGAATTgcttaatttaaaagaaattgcaGAAGGAGATGAAGttttagaataa